From the Gossypium hirsutum chloroplast, complete genome genome, one window contains:
- the ycf2 gene encoding Ycf2 (hypothetical protein RF2) — protein MKGHQFKSWIFELREILREIKNSHYFLDSWTQFNSVGSFIHIFFHQERFIKLLDPRIWSILLSRNSQGSTSNRYFTIKGVVLFVVAVLIYRINNRNMVERKNLYLTGLLPIPMNSIGPRNDTLEESFGSSNINRLIVSLLYLPKGKKISESCFLDPKESTWVLPITKKCIMPESNRGSRWWRNWIGKKRDSSCKISNETVAGIEISFKEKDIKYLEFLFVYYMDDSIRKDHDWELFDRLSPSKRRNIINLNSGQLFEILVKDWICYLMFAFREKIPIEVEGFFKQQGAGSTIQSNDIEHVSHLFSRGKWAISLQNCAQFHMWQFRQDLFVSWGKNPHESDFLRNISRENWIWLDNVWLVNRDRFFSKVRNVSSNIQYDSTRSSFVQVTDSRQLKGSSDQSRDRFDSISNEDSEYHTLINQREIQQLKERSILWDPSFLQTERTEIESDRFPKCLSGYSSMSRLFTEREKRMNNHLLPEEIEEFLGNPTRSIRSFFSDRWSELHLGSNPTERSTRDQKLLKKEQDVSFVPSRRSENKEIVNIFKIITYLQNTVSIHPISSDPGCDMVPKDELGSSNKISFLNKNPFFDLFHLFHDQNRRGYTLHHDFESEERFQEMADLFTLSITEPDLVYYKGFAFSIDSYGLDQKQFLNEVFNSRDESKKKSLSALPPIFYEENESFYRRIRKKWVRISCGNDLEDPKPKIVVFASNNIMEAVNQDRLIRNLIQIQYSTYGYIRNVLNRFIKKNRSDRNFEYGIQRDQIGNDTLNHRTIMKYTINQHLSNLKKSQKKWFDPLILISRTERSMNRDPNAYRYKWSNGSKNFQEHLEHFVSEQKSRFQVVFDRLRINQYSIDWSEVIDKKDLSKSLRFFLSKLLLFLSKLLLFLSNSLPFFFVSFGNIPIHRSEIHIYELKGPNDQLCNQLLESIGLQIVHLKKLKPFLLDDHNTSQKPKFLINGGTISPFLVNKIPKWMIDSFHTRNNRRKSFDNMDFSMISHDQDNWLNPVKPFHRSSLISSFYKANRLRFLNNPHHFCFYCNKRFPFYVEKARINNYDFTYGQFLNILFIRNKIFSLCGGKKKHAFLGRDTISPSPIESQVSNIFISNDFPQSGDERYNLYKSFQFAIRSDPLVRRAIYSIADISGTPLTEGQIVNFERTYCQPLSDMNPSDSEEKNLHQYLNFNSNMGLIHTPCSEKYLPSEKRKKRSLCLKKCVEKGWMYRTFQRDSAFSTLSKRNLFQTYMPWFLTSTGYKYLNLIFLDTFSDLLPILSSSQKFVSIFHDIMHGSDISWRILQKKLCLPQWNLISEISSKCLHNFLLSEEMIHRNNESPLISTHLRSPNVQEFLYSILFLLLVAGYLVRTHLLFVSRAYSELQTEFEKVKSLMIPSYMIELRKLLDRYPTSELNSFWLKNLFLVALEQLGDSLEEIRGSAFGGNMLWGGGPAYGVKSIRSKKKYLNINLIDIIDLISIIPNPINRIIFSRNTRHLSHTSKEIYSLIRKRKNVSGDWIDEKIESWVANSDSIDDKEREFLVQFSTLTTEKRIDQILLSLTHSDHLSKNDSGYQMIEQPGPIYLRYLVDIHKKYLMNYEFNTSCLAERRIFLAHYQTITYSQTSCGANSFHFPSRGKPFSLRLALSPSRGILVIGSIGTGRSYLFKYLATNSYVPFITVFLNKFLDNKLKGFLIDDIDIDDSDDIDASDDIDASDAIDDSDAIDRDLDTELELLTMMNALTMDMMSEIDRFYITLQFELAKAMSPCIIWIPNIHDLDVNEANYLSLGLLVNYLSKDCERCSTRNILVIASTHIPQKVDPTLIAPNKLNTCIKIRRLLIPQQRKHFFTLSYTRGFHLEKKMFHTNGFGSITVGSNARDLVALTNEALSISITQKKSIIDTNTIRSALHRQTWDLRSQVRSVQDHGILFYQIGRAVVQNVLLSNCPLDPISIYMKKKSCNEGDSYLYKWYFELGTSMKKLTILLYLLSCSAGSVAQDLWSLPGPDEKNGITSYGFVENDSDLVHGLLEVEGALVGSSRTEKDCGQFDNDRVTLLLRSEPGNPLYMMQNGSCSIVDQRNLYEKYESEFEEGEGEGVLDPQQIEEDLFNHIVWAPRIWRPWGFLFDCIERPNELGFPYWAGSFRGKRIIYDEKDELQENDSAFLQSGTMQYQARDRSSKEQGFFRISQFIWDPADPLFFLFKDQPFVSVFSHREFFADEEMSKGLLTSQTDPPTSIYKRWFIKNTQEKHFELLIHRQRWLRTNSSLSNANGFFRSNTPSESYQYLSNLFLSNGRLLDQMTKTLLRKRWLFPDEMKIGFM, from the coding sequence ATGAAAGGACATCAATTCAAATCCTGGATTTTCGAATTGAGAGAGATATTGAGAGAGATCAAGAATTCTCACTATTTCTTAGATTCATGGACCCAATTCAATTCAGTGGGATCTTTCATTCACATTTTTTTCCACCAAGAACGTTTTATAAAACTCTTGGACCCCCGAATTTGGAGTATCCTACTTTCACGCAATTCACAGGGTTCAACAAGCAATCGATATTTCACGATCAAGGGTGTAGTACTATTTGTAGTAGCGGTCCTTATATATCGTATTAACAATCGAAATATGGTCGAAAGAAAAAATCTCTATTTGACAGGGCTTCTTCCTATACCTATGAATTCCATTGGACCCAGAAATGATACATTGGAAGAATCTTTTGGGTCTTCCAATATCAATAGGTTGATTGTTTCGCTCCTGTATCTTCCAAAAGGAAAAAAGATCTCTGAGAGCTGTTTCCTGGATCCGAAAGAGAGTACTTGGGTTCTCCCAATAACTAAAAAGTGTATCATGCCTGAATCTAACCGGGGTTCGCGGTGGTGGAGGAACTGGATCGGAAAAAAGAGGGATTCTAGTTGTAAGATATCTAATGAAACCGTCGCTGGAATTGAGATCTCATTCAAAGAGAAAGATATCAAATATCTGGAGTTTCTTTTTGTATATTATATGGATGATTCGATCCGCAAGGACCATGATTGGGAATTGTTTGATCGTCTTTCTCCGAGTAAGAGGCGAAACATAATCAACTTGAACTCGGGACAGCTATTCGAAATCTTAGTGAAAGACTGGATTTGTTATCTCATGTTTGCTTTTCGTGAAAAAATACCAATTGAAGTGGAGGGTTTCTTCAAACAACAAGGAGCTGGGTCAACTATTCAATCAAATGATATTGAGCATGTTTCCCATCTCTTCTCGAGAGGCAAGTGGGCTATTTCTTTGCAAAATTGTGCTCAATTTCATATGTGGCAATTCCGCCAAGATCTCTTCGTTAGTTGGGGGAAGAATCCACACGAATCGGATTTTTTGAGGAACATATCGAGAGAGAATTGGATTTGGTTAGACAATGTATGGTTGGTAAACAGGGATCGATTTTTTAGCAAGGTACGGAATGTATCGTCAAATATTCAATATGATTCCACAAGATCTAGTTTCGTTCAAGTAACGGATTCTCGCCAATTGAAAGGATCTTCTGATCAATCCAGAGATCGTTTCGATTCCATTAGTAATGAGGATTCGGAATATCACACATTGATCAATCAAAGAGAGATTCAACAACTAAAAGAAAGATCGATTCTTTGGGATCCTTCCTTTCTTCAAACGGAACGAACGGAGATAGAATCAGACCGATTCCCTAAGTGCCTTTCTGGATATTCCTCAATGTCCCGGCTATTCACGGAACGTGAGAAGCGGATGAATAATCATCTGCTTCCGGAAGAAATCGAAGAATTTCTTGGGAATCCTACAAGATCCATTCGTTCTTTTTTCTCTGATAGATGGTCAGAACTTCATCTGGGTTCGAACCCTACTGAGAGGTCCACTAGAGATCAGAAATTGTTGAAGAAAGAACAAGATGTTTCTTTTGTCCCTTCCAGGCGATCGGAAAATAAAGAAATAGTTAATATATTCAAGATAATTACGTATTTACAAAATACCGTCTCAATTCATCCTATTTCATCAGATCCGGGATGTGATATGGTTCCGAAGGATGAACTGGGCAGTTCCAATAAGATTTCATTCTTGAACAAAAATCCATTTTTTGATTTATTTCATCTATTCCATGACCAGAACAGGAGGGGATACACGTTACACCACGATTTTGAATCAGAAGAGAGATTTCAAGAAATGGCAGATCTATTCACTCTATCAATAACCGAGCCGGATCTGGTGTATTATAAGGGATTTGCCTTTTCTATTGATTCCTACGGATTGGATCAAAAACAATTCTTGAATGAGGTATTCAACTCCAGGGATGAATCGAAAAAGAAATCTTTATCGGCTCTACCTCCTATTTTTTATGAAGAAAATGAATCTTTTTATCGAAGGATCAGAAAAAAATGGGTCCGGATCTCCTGCGGGAATGATTTGGAAGATCCAAAACCAAAAATAGTGGTATTTGCTAGCAACAACATAATGGAGGCAGTCAATCAAGATAGATTGATCCGAAATCTGATTCAAATCCAATATAGCACCTATGGGTACATAAGAAATGTATTGAATCGATTCATTAAAAAGAATCGATCCGATCGCAACTTCGAATATGGAATTCAAAGGGATCAAATAGGAAATGATACTCTGAATCATAGAACTATAATGAAATATACGATCAACCAACATTTATCGAATTTGAAAAAGAGTCAGAAGAAATGGTTCGATCCTCTTATTTTGATTTCTCGGACCGAGAGATCCATGAATCGGGATCCTAATGCATATAGATACAAATGGTCCAATGGGAGCAAGAATTTCCAGGAGCATTTGGAACATTTCGTTTCTGAGCAGAAGAGCCGTTTTCAAGTAGTGTTCGATCGATTACGTATTAATCAATATTCGATTGATTGGTCTGAGGTTATCGACAAAAAAGATTTGTCTAAGTCACTTCGTTTCTTTTTGTCCAAGTTACTTCTCTTTTTGTCCAAGTTGCTTCTCTTTTTGTCTAACTCACTTCCTTTTTTCTTTGTGAGTTTCGGGAATATCCCCATTCATAGGTCTGAGATCCACATCTATGAATTGAAAGGTCCGAATGATCAACTTTGCAATCAGTTGTTAGAATCAATAGGTCTTCAAATCGTTCATTTGAAAAAATTGAAACCTTTCTTATTGGATGATCATAATACTTCTCAAAAACCGAAATTCTTGATCAATGGAGGAACAATATCACCATTTTTGGTCAATAAGATACCAAAGTGGATGATTGACTCATTCCATACTAGAAATAATCGCAGGAAATCTTTTGATAACATGGATTTCTCAATGATATCCCACGATCAAGACAATTGGCTGAATCCCGTGAAACCATTTCATAGAAGTTCATTGATATCTTCTTTTTATAAAGCAAATCGACTTCGATTCTTGAATAATCCACATCACTTCTGCTTCTATTGTAACAAAAGATTCCCTTTTTATGTGGAAAAGGCCCGTATCAATAATTATGATTTTACGTATGGACAATTCCTCAATATCTTGTTCATTCGCAACAAAATATTTTCTTTGTGCGGTGGTAAAAAAAAACATGCTTTTTTGGGGAGAGATACTATTTCACCTTCACCAATCGAGTCGCAGGTATCTAACATATTCATATCTAATGATTTTCCACAAAGTGGTGACGAAAGGTATAACTTGTACAAATCTTTCCAGTTTGCAATTCGATCCGATCCATTAGTTCGTAGAGCTATTTACTCGATTGCAGACATTTCTGGAACACCTCTAACAGAGGGACAAATAGTCAATTTTGAAAGAACTTATTGTCAACCTCTTTCAGATATGAATCCATCTGATTCAGAAGAGAAGAACTTGCATCAGTATCTCAATTTCAATTCAAACATGGGTTTGATTCACACTCCATGTTCTGAGAAATATTTACCATCCGAAAAGCGGAAAAAACGGAGTCTTTGTCTAAAGAAATGCGTTGAGAAAGGGTGGATGTATAGAACCTTTCAACGAGATAGTGCTTTTTCAACTCTCTCAAAACGGAATCTATTCCAAACATATATGCCATGGTTCCTTACTTCGACAGGGTACAAATATCTAAATTTGATATTTTTAGATACTTTTTCAGACCTATTGCCGATACTAAGTAGCAGTCAAAAATTTGTATCCATTTTTCATGATATTATGCATGGATCAGATATATCATGGCGAATTCTTCAGAAAAAATTGTGTCTTCCACAATGGAATCTGATAAGTGAGATTTCGAGTAAGTGTTTACATAATTTTCTTCTGTCCGAAGAAATGATTCATCGAAATAATGAGTCACCATTGATATCGACACATCTGAGATCGCCAAATGTTCAGGAGTTCCTCTATTCAATCCTTTTCCTTCTTCTTGTTGCTGGATATCTCGTTCGTACACATCTTCTCTTTGTTTCCCGAGCCTATAGTGAGTTACAGACAGAGTTCGAAAAGGTCAAATCTTTGATGATTCCATCATACATGATTGAGTTGCGAAAACTTCTGGATAGGTATCCTACATCTGAACTGAATTCTTTCTGGTTAAAGAATCTCTTTCTAGTTGCTCTGGAACAATTAGGAGATTCTCTAGAAGAAATACGGGGTTCTGCTTTTGGCGGCAACATGCTATGGGGTGGTGGTCCCGCTTATGGGGTCAAATCAATACGTTCTAAGAAGAAATATTTGAATATCAATCTCATCGATATCATCGATCTCATAAGTATCATACCAAATCCCATCAATCGAATCATTTTTTCGAGAAATACGAGACATCTAAGTCATACAAGTAAAGAGATCTATTCATTGATAAGAAAAAGAAAAAACGTGAGCGGTGATTGGATTGATGAGAAAATAGAATCCTGGGTCGCGAACAGTGATTCGATTGATGATAAAGAAAGAGAATTCTTGGTTCAGTTCTCCACCTTAACGACAGAAAAAAGGATTGATCAAATTCTATTGAGTCTGACTCATAGTGATCATTTATCAAAGAATGACTCTGGTTATCAAATGATTGAACAACCGGGACCAATTTACTTACGATACTTAGTTGACATTCATAAAAAGTATCTAATGAATTATGAGTTCAATACATCCTGTTTAGCAGAAAGGCGGATATTCCTTGCTCATTATCAGACAATCACTTATTCACAAACTTCGTGTGGGGCTAATAGTTTTCATTTCCCGTCTCGTGGAAAACCCTTTTCGCTCCGCTTAGCCCTATCTCCCTCTAGGGGTATTTTAGTGATAGGTTCTATAGGAACCGGACGATCCTATTTGTTCAAATACCTAGCGACAAACTCCTATGTTCCTTTCATTACAGTATTTCTGAACAAGTTCCTGGATAACAAGCTTAAAGGTTTTCTTATTGATGATATCGATATTGATGATAGTGACGATATTGATGCTAGTGACGATATTGATGCTAGTGACGCTATTGATGATAGTGACGCTATTGATCGTGACCTTGATACGGAGCTGGAGCTTCTAACTATGATGAATGCGTTAACTATGGATATGATGTCGGAAATAGACCGATTTTATATCACCCTTCAATTCGAACTAGCAAAAGCAATGTCTCCTTGCATAATATGGATTCCAAACATTCATGATCTGGATGTGAATGAGGCGAATTACTTATCCCTCGGTCTATTAGTGAACTATCTCTCCAAGGATTGTGAAAGATGTTCCACTAGAAATATTCTTGTTATTGCTTCGACTCATATTCCCCAAAAAGTGGATCCCACTCTAATAGCCCCGAATAAATTAAATACATGTATTAAGATACGAAGGCTTCTTATTCCACAACAACGAAAGCACTTTTTCACTCTTTCATATACTAGGGGATTTCACTTGGAAAAGAAAATGTTCCATACTAATGGATTCGGGTCCATAACCGTGGGTTCCAATGCACGAGATCTTGTAGCACTTACCAATGAGGCCCTATCGATTAGTATTACACAGAAGAAATCAATTATAGACACTAATACAATTAGATCTGCTCTTCATAGACAAACTTGGGATTTGCGATCCCAGGTAAGATCGGTTCAGGATCATGGGATCCTTTTCTATCAGATAGGAAGGGCTGTTGTACAAAATGTACTTCTAAGTAATTGCCCCTTAGATCCTATATCTATCTATATGAAGAAGAAATCATGTAACGAAGGGGATTCTTATTTGTACAAATGGTACTTCGAGCTTGGAACGAGCATGAAGAAATTAACGATACTTCTTTATCTTTTGAGTTGTTCTGCCGGATCGGTCGCTCAAGACCTTTGGTCTCTACCCGGACCCGATGAAAAAAATGGGATCACTTCTTATGGGTTCGTTGAGAATGATTCTGATCTAGTTCATGGCCTATTAGAAGTAGAAGGCGCTCTGGTGGGATCCTCACGGACAGAAAAAGATTGCGGTCAGTTTGATAATGATCGAGTGACATTGCTTCTTCGGTCCGAGCCGGGGAATCCCTTATATATGATGCAAAATGGATCTTGTTCTATCGTTGATCAGAGAAATCTCTATGAAAAATACGAATCGGAGTTTGAAGAAGGGGAAGGAGAAGGAGTACTCGACCCGCAACAGATAGAGGAGGATTTATTCAATCACATAGTTTGGGCTCCTAGGATATGGCGCCCTTGGGGCTTTCTATTTGATTGTATCGAAAGGCCAAATGAATTGGGATTTCCCTATTGGGCCGGGTCATTTCGGGGCAAGCGGATCATTTATGATGAAAAGGATGAGCTTCAAGAGAATGATTCGGCGTTCTTGCAGAGTGGAACCATGCAGTACCAGGCACGAGATAGATCTTCCAAAGAACAAGGCTTTTTTCGAATAAGCCAATTCATTTGGGATCCTGCGGATCCACTCTTTTTCCTATTCAAAGATCAGCCCTTTGTCTCTGTGTTTTCACACCGAGAATTCTTTGCAGATGAAGAGATGTCAAAGGGGCTTCTTACTTCCCAAACAGATCCTCCTACATCTATATATAAACGCTGGTTTATCAAGAATACGCAAGAAAAGCACTTCGAATTATTGATTCATCGCCAGAGATGGCTTAGAACCAATAGTTCATTATCTAATGCTAATGGATTTTTCCGTTCTAATACTCCATCCGAGAGTTATCAGTATTTATCAAATCTGTTCCTATCTAACGGAAGACTATTGGATCAAATGACAAAGACATTGTTGAGAAAAAGATGGCTTTTCCCGGATGAAATGAAAATTGGATTCATGTAA
- the ndhB gene encoding NADH dehydrogenase subunit 2 gives MIWHVQNENFILDSTRIFMKAFHLLLFDGSFIFPECILIFGLILLLMIDSTSDQKDIPWLYFISSTSLVMSITALLFRWREEPMISFSGNFQTNNFNEIFQFLILLCSTLCIPLSVEYIECTEMAIAEFLLFVLTATLGGMFLCGANDLITIFVAPECFSLCSYLLSGYTKKDVRSNEATTKYLLMGGASSSILVHGFSWLYGSSGGEIELQEIVNGLINTQMYNSPGISIALIFITVGIGFKLSPAPSHQWTPDVYEGSPTPVVAFLSVTSKVAASASATRIFDIPFYFSSNEWHLLLEILAILSMILGNLIAITQTSMKRMLAYSSIGQIGYVIIGIIVGDSNGGYASMITYMLFYISMNLGTFACIVLFGLRTGTDNIRDYAGLYTKDPFLALSLALCLLSLGGLPPLAGFFGKLHLFWCGWQAGLYFLVSIGLLTSVVSIYYYLKIIKLLMTGRNQEITPHVRNYRRSPLRSNNSIELSMIVCVIASTIPGISMNPIIAIAQDTLF, from the exons ATGATCTGGCATGTACAGAATGAAAACTTCATTCTCGATTCTACGAGAATTTTTATGAAAGCCTTTCATTTGCTTCTCTTCGATGGAAGTTTTATTTTCCCAGAATGTATCCTAATTTTTGGCCTAATTCTTCTTCTGATGATCGATTCAACCTCTGATCAAAAAGATATACCTTGGTTATATTTCATCTCTTCAACAAGTTTAGTAATGAGCATAACGGCCCTATTGTTCCGATGGAGAGAAGAACCTATGATTAGCTTTTCAGGAAATTTCCAAACGAACAATTTCAACGAAATCTTTCAATTTCTTATTTTACTATGTTCAACTCTATGTATTCCTCTATCCGTAGAGTACATTGAATGTACAGAAATGGCTATAGCAGAGTTTCTGTTATTCGTATTAACAGCTACTCTAGGAGGAATGTTTTTATGCGGTGCTAACGATTTAATAACTATCTTTGTAGCTCCAGAATGTTTCAGTTTATGCTCCTACCTATTATCTGGATATACCAAGAAAGATGTACGGTCTAATGAGGCTACTACGAAATATTTACTCATGGGTGGGGCAAGCTCTTCTATTCTGGTTCATGGTTTCTCTTGGCTATATGGTTCATCCGGGGGAGAGATCGAGCTTCAAGAAATAGTGAATGGTCTTATCAATACACAAATGTATAACTCCCCAGGAATTTCAATTGCGCTTATATTCATCACTGTAGGAATTGGGTTCAAGCTTTCCCCAGCCCCTTCTCATCAATGGACTCCTGACGTATACGAAGGA TCTCCCACTCCAGTCGTTGCTTTTCTTTCTGTTACTTCGAAAGTAGCTGCTTCGGCTTCAGCCACTCGAATTTTCGATATTCCTTTTTATTTCTCATCAAACGAATGGCATCTTCTTCTGGAAATCCTAGCTATTCTTAGCATGATATTGGGGAATCTCATTGCTATTACTCAAACAAGCATGAAACGTATGCTTGCATATTCGTCCATAGGTCAAATCGGATATGTAATTATTGGAATAATTGTTGGAGACTCAAATGGTGGATATGCGAGCATGATAACTTATATGCTGTTCTATATCTCCATGAATCTAGGAACTTTTGCTTGCATTGTATTATTTGGTCTACGTACCGGAACTGATAACATTCGAGATTATGCAGGATTATACACAAAAGATCCTTTTTTGGCTCTCTCTTTAGCTCTATGTCTCTTATCTCTAGGAGGTCTTCCTCCACTAGCAGGTTTTTTCGGAAAACTCCATTTATTCTGGTGTGGATGGCAGGCAGGCCTATATTTCTTGGTTTCAATAGGACTCCTTACGAGCGTTGTTTCTATCTACTATTATCTAAAAATAATCAAGTTATTAATGACTGGACGAAACCAAGAAATAACCCCTCACGTGCGAAATTATAGAAGATCCCCTTTAAGATCAAACAATTCCATCGAATTGAGTATGATTGTATGTGTGATAGCATCTACTATACCAGGAATATCAATGAACCCGATTATTGCAATTGCTCAGGATACCCTTTTTTAG
- the rps7 gene encoding ribosomal protein S7, producing MSRRGTAEEKTAKSDPIYRNRLVNMLVNRILKHGKKSLAYQIIYRALKKIQQKTETNPLSVLRQAIRGVTPDIAVKARRVGGSTHQVPIEIGSTQGKALAIRWLLGASRKRPGRNMAFKLSSELVDAAKGSGDAIRKKEETHRMAEANRAFAHFR from the coding sequence ATGTCACGTCGAGGTACTGCAGAAGAAAAAACTGCAAAATCCGATCCAATTTATCGTAATCGATTAGTTAACATGTTGGTTAACCGTATTCTGAAACACGGAAAAAAATCATTGGCTTATCAAATTATCTATCGAGCCTTGAAAAAGATTCAACAAAAGACAGAAACAAATCCACTATCTGTTTTACGTCAAGCAATACGTGGAGTAACTCCCGATATAGCAGTAAAAGCAAGACGTGTAGGCGGATCGACTCATCAAGTTCCCATTGAAATAGGATCCACACAAGGAAAAGCACTTGCCATTCGTTGGTTATTAGGGGCATCCCGAAAACGTCCGGGTCGAAATATGGCTTTCAAATTAAGTTCCGAATTAGTGGATGCTGCCAAAGGGAGTGGCGATGCCATACGCAAAAAGGAAGAGACTCATAGAATGGCAGAGGCAAATAGAGCTTTTGCACATTTTCGTTAA